A genomic stretch from Bos javanicus breed banteng chromosome 3, ARS-OSU_banteng_1.0, whole genome shotgun sequence includes:
- the LOC133245158 gene encoding NADH dehydrogenase [ubiquinone] 1 alpha subcomplex subunit 1-like — MWFEVLPGIAIMGVCLFIPGMATELIHRFSNGRKETRVAHYPYQWYLMERDRRVSGVNRSYVSKGLENID, encoded by the coding sequence ATGTGGTTTGAGGTTCTTCCCGGGATCGCCATTATGGGCGTGTGCTTGTTCATCCCGGGAATGGCCACCGAGCTCATCCACAGGTTCAGTAATGGGCGCAAGGAAACAAGGGTTGCCCATTATCCATATCAGTGGTATTTGATGGAAAGAGATAGGCGCGTCTCTGGAGTAAACCGTTCCTATGTGTCAAAGGGTTTGGAGAACATTGATTAA